Below is a window of Deferribacterota bacterium DNA.
TTATAGAACAGACAACTAGACAGAAATTACCAGAAGGTTTTCAGACAGCTGAATTTTTACTAGAGCATGGAATGGTTGATATGGTACTTCATAGAAATAAATGGAGAGAAGTTATAAATAATCTATTAGATTTTTATGGTACAGAATAACTCTTTTGCATGTTTTATCTCAAAGAAGATTGAAATGAGAAGTATGAGTCTATCCTTAGCAAGGATTGAAAAAGCGTTAAATGAGATTTCTTTTAATGAAAAGGATTTGGGCTTTATAATACATGTGGCTGGGACAAATGGAAAGGGTACCACTGTTTATTTTATTTCTAATATGTTAATAAATAGCGGTTATAATGTAGCATCATTTTATTCACCACATATTGAAAAAATAAATGAAAGAATTGTATATAATAATGAAAATATAAGCTCTGATGAACTTGAGGACATATATAAACAATTGGCAAAAGTAATTATAAAATATGATTTAACCTATTTTGAGACGTTAACCCTTATTGCGTTTTATTATTTTTCAAAACAAAAACCTGACTATACAGTTATTGAGACAGGTTTGGGGGGTAGGCTAGATGCTACAAATGTGTTAGTTAATAAGCTACCTGTTATAACAAATATATCCTATGATCATCCCCATATACTTGGCAGAAAAATATATAAGATAATTGATGAAAAACTTGCTATTGTTAAAAACAACAATGTAGTATTTGTTGGGAATAACGAGAAATTTATAAGGGATTATATTTTAGAAAAACTAGTTTATAAGAAAGTTTTTTTTACTTCTTATAATTATGAATTAATAAATAATGTGATAAATACATTGCCTAAAGTTGATAAATATTCTTATCCATACCCATACTATTATGATTTCTTGTTAGCTTTGCGAATTTTTAATTATTTAACTAATAGGGTATATGATGGCAAGGCTATAGAATTGCCACTATGTAGATTTGAAAGGTTTGGAAATATTATTTTTGATGGAACACACACAATAAATGGCCTACTACAACTCTTTAAAAACTTTAATAGTAATAGTAAGACCAGCGTCTTATTTTCATTAACAAAGGAGAGAAACTTAGAAAAATTTATTGCAGTTTTAACAAAATACTCAAATAATATAGTTTTAACAACTATTCCATTTAATAATAGATCTATTAGTATTGATACATTAAATAACATTGACACATATAAGCAAAAAAAATTAAAATTTATAGGAGATCCATTAAAGGGACTTACCTATTTAAATAGAGAAGAGAAGCAGACTATACTTGTGACTGGATCATTTTATCTATGTGCTTATTTGAGAGGTCAGGTAATTAAAAAATGATAAGATATTTCTTTTTCTTATTGTTTTTTATATTGCTTATCAGCACTTCCTATGGGGAAATAGATGAAAATTTTGAAGTATCATTAGAAGCTGATAGTATTACCTATGTATTAGAGAATATTGTTAAGGCCGAAGGGAATGTCTTTATTTACTACAAAGATATGTTGTTAACTGCTGACAAGGTTATTTATAACAGGAAAACGAATGATGTAGAAGCAGAAGGTCACGTTATTATTAATGATAAAGAGAGCTATATTACAGCAGATAGAATATCAATTAATTTAGATAAAATGACGGGTATAATAGAAAATGGCAGTGGCTATTATTATCCAGATAAGTATTTTAAAGCTTCAAAAATTAAGAGGTTAAATGAAAATAATTATATCCTTGATAATGCAACAATTACTGGTTGTGAGAATAAGCCCCCAGATTGGTCATTTTCTGCAAAAAGGGTAAATATAGAGTATGGCGAGATATTTACCGCAAAGAATGTAAAAGCAAAGATTAAAGATGTCCCTGTGTTGTATCTTCCATACTTCGCATGGCCAATTAAAGTAAAAAGAGAGAGTGGTTTTTTAATCCCTAAGGTAGGCACAAGCTCAGAGCTGGGTTTTATATTTGGTCCTAAGTATTTTGCAAATATTGATGTCGATAAGGATGCTACACTTGGAGCAAACATCTTTACCTCAAAAGGCGTGCAACCTTTAGGCGAGTTCAGATATGCCAAAAGCGAAAGCGAAAAAGTTTACATAGCTGGCGAATTCCTACATGATTTTGATACAGAGGCAGATAAGGAAGAGAGGTGGAAATTAACAAATATTAGTAATTTCTATATTTTTGATAATTTAGAACTGAGATTTAACCAGAATTATGTTTCTGATTATCGTTATAGAAGGGATTTTGATGATTATTCTATAAATAAATTAGATGAGTTTGGTGAAAACAGATT
It encodes the following:
- a CDS encoding Mur ligase family protein; translated protein: MVQNNSFACFISKKIEMRSMSLSLARIEKALNEISFNEKDLGFIIHVAGTNGKGTTVYFISNMLINSGYNVASFYSPHIEKINERIVYNNENISSDELEDIYKQLAKVIIKYDLTYFETLTLIAFYYFSKQKPDYTVIETGLGGRLDATNVLVNKLPVITNISYDHPHILGRKIYKIIDEKLAIVKNNNVVFVGNNEKFIRDYILEKLVYKKVFFTSYNYELINNVINTLPKVDKYSYPYPYYYDFLLALRIFNYLTNRVYDGKAIELPLCRFERFGNIIFDGTHTINGLLQLFKNFNSNSKTSVLFSLTKERNLEKFIAVLTKYSNNIVLTTIPFNNRSISIDTLNNIDTYKQKKLKFIGDPLKGLTYLNREEKQTILVTGSFYLCAYLRGQVIKK